TTTCGCCCGTGATCTGGCGCAGCAGCACCAAAATCACAAAGCTGCACGCCAAGCCAATGGCCAGGGCCTCGGTGCTCTCGGCGGCGGTCTCCATCCAGGAGCGGCCTTTATGCTTCCGAAAGCCTTCGGTCCGATCGATCAGGAAAATAACGCCGTAGGTCCCGATCAAGATCGCGAGCATCAGGGGCGGTTCGGTGTAGGAGCCAATCCACCAAACCTCCATGGTGTAAAGCAGGGGAATGCCAAACAGGAAGCCGCCTGAGGCACCGCGCACCAGCTCTTGGAGCTCATTGCGCCACTCTTGGCGGCTGCTCCGTTGGGCAAGGTGGCGTAGCGAAGGCCTCGGTTCAGCCAAAGCGGGATCTTCTTTCAAGGGTTTCAACGGGTCAAACGTTCACAAAAAAGTTGCGCCCGCTTTGCCAGGAGCTTCCCGTTTAGTCACGCAGGCGATCGCCTCCAGCGCTTCCCAGCGGAAAATCTGTCAAATTTGGGCTCAGTTACTTTTGATACCCGAAATTTTGGGCCAAGGCATGTCTCTAGAGGGTGATTGTGAGGCGAGGGGCGATCGCCGGATTTTTCTCTTTCTCAAAGCAACTTGTTCTAGCTAGCCCATTAAGCTCGCTTCAGCTCTGTGGGCGATCGCCGTACCGCAGCAGCGCCTCGATCGCGTCCAGGCGATTTTGCCACACCGTCACCTGGTAGCCGTTTTGCAGCTTGTGCAGGTGCATCCAGCTTGGGAACTTTGCCTGAAAGCGGCTCAGGGCCGCTTTGGCAGCGGCAACTTCAGCACTTGAGGGCGTCTCTTGGAGAGCGGCGATCGCCCCTCGCAGCTCCTCAGCCTGGGTGCGCAGCTCCGTCAGCTCCGGCTCGCGCAGCCAAAGCTGCTCCTGGCCCAGCAAAAAGCTCCACTCCCGCTGCAGGGCATCAAAGCGTTCGAGAGCGGCGCCGTAGGGCTGACGCTGGGGCAGCAGATCAGAGTTGCCCTGGGTCCGACTAAAGATGCCCTGGAGGGCCTCATCGAGATTTTCTGCCGCAAAGAGGGCGTAGCCCGCCGCTGCCTCATCTCGCAGCAGCTGGATTTGGTCGAGGGTGACTGCCGTGGGCAAGTTCAGCAGCCGAATCCCCGGCAAAATCAGCGCAGAGCCCAGATTTTCGGCCCCGAGCCAGGGCGTCGCCAAGCGCTCAAAGCGATTGGTATCCAGGGCATAAGTCATCGGGACCACCCAGTCGATATCGCCCCGCTTCGCCCAGGTTTCCCAGTGCTGCTGGAGCTTTTGGATCCGCTCGTGCTCCGACAGCGGAAAGACCGCCACTGACAAGATCAAGTCAGGCTTTTGACGCCGGAGCTGCTGGGAAACCTGGGCGACGAAGCTGTCAATTTGCTGCGTCCGGAACTCGGTCCAGCGCTGCCACAGGGCCTGATCGCGCGGCGAAATCGTCGTCGGGTCCACGCCAGTTAAGGTCTTGAACTGTGCCCGGGCGGCCTTGCCGTAGCCGTAGCTGCGATTGGCGCTGGGATCTTGGAACGGGTAGCGAATGTAGTCGAGCTGCACGCCGTCCACGTCGTAGCGACTGACAATCTCGCCCAGAAGACGCGTCAGGTAGCTGCGGACCTCCGGATTCGCCGGGTCCAAAAAGGGTTTGCCCTGACCGGGCGGAATCAAGCTGCCGCGATCGTCGTAGTTGGCCCAGTCAGGGTTAGCCGCAATCAGCGGCCCCGGATAGCTCGCGGGCAGATTCAGCAGGGCATTGTGCCGCTCATTGCCCGCCGCAAAGGCCCATACCCAGGCGTGCAGCTCCATGTCTCGCTCGTGGGCTAGCTTGACGGCGGCTGCCAGAGGGTCCCATTGACGAGTGAGGGGATTTTGCTGGGGGGCGATCGCGCTGGGATACACGGGATAGCCCGCGTTCACCGTCTCAAAGAAAACGGTGTTGATGCCAGCATCAGCCAGGCGATCGAACACCTTGCGCAAGCCTGCCTCGGAGCCGGCTTTGACGATGGTGCCGCGATCGAGCCACAGGGCGCGGACCTCTGGGTGAGCGCGGGGGCGATCGGTGGGGTAGTTGTTCCACAGGAGCTGACGGGCGCGCAGCCACTCGCTGCGGGCGGTGGCGTAGTCCTTTTTGGCCACCAGATCCGGGAAGGCTTTGGCGATTCGGCGCGCTTCTTGCAGGACGGCTGGGCCGGAGCCGTTGAGGGCGACGGCGGTGGGTAAAGCTGCCGCTAGGGTGCCCGCTGGCTCTGGATCGCCGGTGGCTTGGGCTTTGGGGCTGGCGGCAACGCTTTCGGGCCGCTCCAGGCTAATGGGGGTGTTGTGAGCGTTGGCTGCTAGCAGGGCGCTTTCGACCCGTCCCAGCAAATTATTGAGCTCCTGGCCCATGGCGATCGCCTCCAGAGTGGTGATCGGCTGGGAGCCGCGCTGCACCTCCAGGCCGGGGGGCGCTGACTGTTCCGCCGGATCGGTGATCGCCCCTGCGCCCTGCGCTCCCAGAGTGGTGGGTCGGCTGGGCGGCGCAGAGGGCGAAGGGGAGCGAGGAGCCGGCGCTGTGGCTTGGGCGGTAGGTGCTGGCTGGGGGACTGGCGTCGCTGCCCTCGAAATGCTGGGCGCTGTGGGGTTTGGCGGTGCGGTGACGGGAGCGGCTGCGGGAGTTGTGGGACGACTGGACGATCCGGCGGCGATGGGCGGCGTCACAGTCCCGTAGCGGGCGATCGCCGCCTTGAGCCAGGAGCTGTCCATGGCCACGCTGCTGGCGCTCTCTGCGCCCCACGTCCAGCCAAAGAAGGTCGCGCGGTCGGTGGTGACAACCGCTGGCGGGCGATCGCTCATGGCCCAGGTAGCGGCCGTTTGGCTGGCCAAACCCGTGGGAATCACCACCCCGCCCACGGCGGCGCGAGCGTTGTCAGTGGAGCTGGCCCAGGCGCTCACGCAGGGCTGGGTCGGGACGCAGTCCACCCGATCGAGCTTGGCGGGCTGGGATAGCGAAAACGCCCAGTAGCCGCCGAGTGCCAAGCGCAGCTGCTGGCGCACGTCGGGGGCAGACTGGGTGGCCACGGGACCGCTGGCAATCACCCGACCGCCCTGCTTGACCCAGGCGGCGATCGCCTCACTCTGGGCCGGCGAAAGGCTCTTGAGATTCGGCAAAAACAGCACTTGGACCCCGCCCAGATCCGACAGCTCGTCGAGATCCTGGAGCTCGAGCACCTGGTAAGGAATCCCGCTGGCCTGGAGGCGCGAGGTGATGCCCAGCCAGATTGACAGGTTCTCGGGGCTGCGAATCACGGTCAATTCGCTGGACTGGGCGATCGCGGGCATGATTCCTGTGCTGACACCCACAAGGAGGCCTGCCACGGCTCCTGTGACGGCCCGATAGACGGCGGCCAGTGGCGATCGCCCTAGAGCGGGACTTTTCACCCCCGAGCGGCCAGCCGCAGAGGCCTCAACGAAGAAATCACGCATGAAACATGGGCTCCTGACATCACAACGAAAGGTCAGCTCGATTGCCGTGAAAAAGCTGTCCGCCATTGGCGATATCACCCAGACTCGGGTGACGCCTCAATGACTGTTTTGTCTCGTCAAGCACCCCAAAGGCCCCCTGGGAGCTGTTTGGCTCAGCGGGGGTACCAGTCCTCAAAACCCGCCGTCGATCCTATGTCCCCGACGGGTCTCCGAAAACCGCGATGCGCCGCCCAGGACCCGCGATCGCTCCTAGTCGATCGCCTCGCTGACTGGGAAGCGATCAATCAGCCGAATAGCCTGATACGCGTTGCGGCGCATTGCCTCCGGCAGATGGGGCACGTGGGGCAGCTGGGACAAGAAGTCCAGGGTGCGGCGCAGCACCCGCACCACGTCCCCTTCATCCAGGCTGGTGTTGTTGCACAGCTCCACCCAGTCTGCTTCCAGGGCCCACTGCTCCACCAGCGAAATGAAGTCTTCCTCTAGCCAGATGGGCATCGCTACCTGATGGCGGCGCTGGAGCTGGAAGAGCTGGCGACGCAGACCTCGCAGGTCATTGAGGGCTTCGTCCACCTCAGGGGACGACGTGTAGCGCGTCCAGATGTCGGGGCGCGAAACCTCCGTCACCAGGGCCGCACAGGCCGCCGCAAAGTGATGCGGCTGCAAAGCATCGAAGGAGCCCGACAGCATGGCCATGCCCAGCCACAGCTCGTTGTCGCCCCGAATCGCCGCGATCGCCTCCCCGATTTCCGTTGGCTTGTAGCCGTGCAGGCAGCCAAAGGCTTGCAGGATGTCGATCAGGCTCAAAAACTCTTCCCAGTGGCGGTGAGACTGGCGATCGAGCTCTTCCTGGCGCTGATTGATTTCCGATCGCAAGGACGACAGCCGTCGCTGACGCTTCAGGATCGAAGCGCGATTGCGCCACTGATGGACCGGATGCGCCTCCAGCTCCTGCTCCAGTTCCGTCGCCCGCTCCAGCTGGCCAGAAACCTCCGGCGCCAGACTCATCAGCGACGGATCGTCAATGCCAACCGCTAGGCGCTCGCGCAGCAGCTCACAAATAATTGCTGTTTCCTCGCTGCTGCGGCGCACCTGACCCGGCTTGAGGGGAAGCTCCGGCGGCAGGACCAGATCATCCACGATCGCCAAGCGGGGAATCTCGCCATAGAGCGCCACCACATCCCCCGTGGTCACCACGTACCAGCGGTTGTCCTCGCCCAGGCACACCAGGTAGGGAAACTGGCCAGAGCCGTGGACCTTGGTCACCAAGACCGCGGGCAGGGGCGCAGCCTTGCCCTTGATGCTTAAAATAGTGCCCGCCACCGCGAACTTCAGCGCCTCGACCATGCCCTTGGTCCGTACCTCCTCGGCCTGCTGCTGCAAGATCTTGAGCAAGCGGCGCTCTTCCTTCAGGCGCTGACTGAGCTTTTCGTAGTGGGCCAGGGCATCCCAGTCCACCTCCTCTATCTGGGCCTCGAGCTGCTCGTACTCCGCCTCCAAGTCGGCGATCGCCCGCTGCTGGGGCTGCAAATAGAGCGTCGAGAGATACTGGCCAAAACTTCGCTCGACAAGCTCCCTGGCTTCATCAACGGAGTGGGTTTGCAGCAGATTGAGCACCATGCCGTAGCTGGGCGTAAACTGACTGACCAGCGGGTCGGCCTGGGCCGTCGCCAGGTAGGAAGCCTCCCGCGCCCCCTCAAAGGGCGTCTGGGCCGTCACCACATAGCCCATGGTGTCCATGCCGCGCCGGCCTGCGCGCCCCGCCATCTGCAAAAACTCTGACGGATTGAGCAGCCGGTGACCGCGATCGGTCCGCTTGCTGAGGCTAGAAATCACCGTGGTCCGGGCGGGCATGTTGATGCCAGCGGCCAGCGTCTCGGTCGCAAACACCACCTTCACCAAGCCCTGCTGGAACAGCTCCTCCACAAAGGCCTTCCAGGCTGGCAGCAGGCCCGCGTGGTGCGACGCAACGCCGCGATAGAGCGGCTCGATCTGGGAAACTCGCCCCACTTCTGGGTTGCGGGCCAAAAAGGCATCGACCTGCTCCCGCAGCTGTCGGGCCTCCTCAGGGGTGACCAGGGCCATGTCGCCGAGTGCCTCGACTGCGCGATCGCACCCCCGCCGGCTGAAGATGAAATAAATCGCCGGCAGCATGTCGCGCTCCTGGAGCTGCCCAACCACGGTGGTCACGCCAGGACACTCTTCCTGGGGAACCCGCTGATTGCCCCCCTTGCGCCCGCGACGGGACTTTGCCAGCTGGGGATTGATTTTCTTCTGATTGTTGTCGAGGAGCGGAAACAGCCCCTTGACATTGCTAAAGCCAAACTGCAGCGGCACCGGCCGAAAGTCTGAATAAATCAGCTCCGTCGGACCGTGCACCCGATGAATCCACTCAGTCAGCTGCTCACTGTTGGCCACCGTGGCCGAGAGCGCCACAAGCTGGACGTCTGGCGGGCAGTAGATGATCGACTCCTCCCACACCGTCCCGCGCTGGCGATCGTTCATGTAGTGGCACTCATCGAGCACCACCGCCTCCACGCCCACCAAGGAAGTTCCCACCTCCCCAATCGGCGTCCCGTAAAGCATGTTACGGAAGATCTCCGTGGTCATCACCAAAATAGGGGCGTCTCGGTTGATCGAAGCATCGCCGGTCAGCAAGCCGACATTCTCCGCCCCAAACATCTCACGGAAGTCTCGCAGCTTCTGGTTGGACAGGGCCTTGAGCGGCGTCGTGTAAAATACGCGCCGTCCGCGGCTCAGAGCCCGGTAGATGGCGTATTCCCCAATCAGGGTTTTACCGGAACCCGTGGGGGCACACACCACCACCGATCGCTCGGCTTCTAGAGCCGCGATCGCCTGTCTCTGGAAACTGTCTAGCTCAAAAGGAAATAAGGTATCTAGGTCAAGCTTCGGCAAAATCGCTTTAACACTCAAATGGCTGGAAACGAGAGGAGGACAACGGTTTCGGGAAGATTGCAGCGCTTGGTAGGGGGTGAAGATTCGCGCCAAATACGAGCCGTACTCGCGCGATCGCCCCTTGGTCACTGCGCCGCCCCATCATCAACTCTCAGAAACATGATACTGCGCCCTCCCAGAACCCTACCAAGCGACCTGCCAGCAGCCTGCAAGACACTCGTCCCCAGCTAGCGAAAACTTGCGAAAGTTACCGAGGAGGTGCGCCGTGAAGCCAGCGTAAGTTGGGCAGGCCCGCAATCGTCAACTTTTCTGATGAGGCGATACTCTAGAGAAGGTGCCAAGATGAAAGCACGGAGGCGGACTGCTGCCAACCCGCCCTTGGTGGTCCCTCAATTGGTGGCTTAGATCACACCGGAGCTAGATGTAATTCGATAAACTTAACGAGTAAGTTCCTCTCTAGAGAGTTGACCTGAATTCTTCTAGTGGAGCGGGTCGTCTACCTCGTATAACTCCCGTGGTTAGCCATCTTTGGCGATCGGTAACTTGTTAACTTTTGCATCACTCAAGCGTCTTTACCCCTTCTCTCTCTATCAGTCCCGGATAGTTTTCTAGGCAACACAGACACCTACCAATCGCCCCTCCCAAGCTATACCCGGAGCCTTGGCTGAGCGGCGACTTCGAAGTGAGCCCCGATCATCCCTTGTCGAGTGGGCCGCTTCCCAAACTCATTCCATGTACGAATAGCGAGGTTTCTGTTGTGAATCTCATGACGATGCTCGTGCGTTTGCAGAACGCGATGGGACGTATGGATTTGGCCAAGCAGATGGTGCTGCTGCCCGGCCGATCGGATCGCCCATCGTCTTTGCCGAGCACCACTAACCTGGTTGTCGGATACGACAGCTCTCCCCGCAGCCAGACGGCTTTGGACCTAACCCTTTGGATCGCGCATCAAACTCGCCTCGCTACTTCTGAGTCTTTGACGGTGCAGGTTGTGTACGTCATCGACCCTACCCCCAAGCGCCAAAAGACCCCAGCCTCGGCGGCAGAGCTGATCAAGGTCAATGGAGCTGCGAAGGCCGCTCGTCGAGCGGCGGTAGGCGCTTCAGCAGGCGCTGCGATCGCCTCTGCCAAGGGCTCCCCCCTCCCCTTTCTGACGCATCCTGAACTCCCCGTCGGTCAAGCGGAGCAGTTTGAGCACGCCGATCGCATTTTGTGGCAAGCTCGCTGCATGGCCGACGAATGGAGAGGCTCTCTCAAGACCCATCTTCGCTTTGGCTCGGTGGCCCAAGAGCTGCGGCAGGTTGTGGAGTCGGAAGGTGCCACGCTGCTGGTGATGGGTTGCCCTACCCGCGAACATCCCATGATCAAGGCCCTTGGCAAGAATTTCCCCTGTCCTGTGCTGGGAGTGCCCCACAGCCTACTCCATCCCGAGATGGAGGGCCGCTAGACTCAGCTGAAGTGTTTGGAAATACTTCTAAACACTTTAGGACATCTTGAGATATTTCGAAACAATTTAGAACACTTCGAGACTTGGCCGCGCCCGCCGCGAGCTAAAGCACTCAATCCCGAGAGATAGGCAATATCTCTCGGGATTTTGGTGTTGGGCCTTGGGACTCTGGCAGGGAGCGAAGGCTGGGACAGGCAGCGACGGCCTAGAGGCGGGGCAGCAGCTCTGGCAGCAGATGCCCCGGCAGCTTGCTGAGGGCTTGATTTTGTCCTTCGAGGCCCTGCTCAGCGTAGAAAGCGCGAACGGTTTGGATGACGTAGTTGAGGGCGGTTTGGTACTGGTCTGGTTTTTGCTGCCAGCCCTGGAGGGCGTGGAGATGGTTCTCTAGAGCGCTTGTGAGGTGCTGGGCTTGGGTGGTTTTGTCGAGGGGCTGTCGGGGGTGGGTGGCGAGCTGGTAGTGGGCGAGGCCGAGGTTGTTGTGGGTGGCGAGGGGGTCAAAGGTGAGCAGTGCGCTCTGGTTGAGGGCGGCGAGGTACTGGGCGGCGGTGAGGGCGGCTTCGTAGGCGGCGATCGCCTGTCGGTAGTAGCGCTTTTGGGTGTCGGGCTGATCCTTGGCGTGGTTGGCCAGGTGCCAGTAAGCGGTGCCGAGATTGTTCTGGGTGGCGGCGTAGGCGGTGGGCGTTTGGTCCAGGGTGCGGTGGCGCAGGGCAACCTGGTAGGCGGTGACCGCCTCGGCCAGCCACGTGATGGGGTCTTCGTACTGGGCCAGGTTCCAGTAGGCCGTCCCCAGGTTGTTTTGAATCATGGCGTGGTTGAGGGGCTGCTCGCTGGCGTCGTAGTGCTGCAGCGCCTCTCGATAAGCGGCGATCGCCCGGTGAAGGTTTTGGCCGGGCTGCTCATGCTGGGCGAGGTTCCAGTGGGCGGTGCCGAGGTTATTTTGGGTGGCGGCGTACTTGAGTGGGTCGTCGGCCGCTTGGCGATATTCCAGGGCGACTTGGTAGGCCTGAATTGACTTGCGCAGATTGACGGCGGCATTTTGCCAGCGGGCCAGCTCGCCATAAACGGCACCCAGATTGTTCTGGATGCGGGCATAAACCTGAGGCTGCTGGGCGAAGTCCACTTGCAGCAGGGCGATTTCGTAGGCCATGATGCCCTGCTGCAAACAGGTGATGCGCTCCTCAGGAGCCGACAGGAGCCGCGCATACATCCACTGAAAGTTGCCCAGGTCGTTGAGCAGGTCGGGCAGCAGCGGATCAAAGTCGGGCGTGACGCCCGTTTCGAGGATCTTGAGAGTTTGCTGGTAAGCCTGAATGGCCAAGTCAAGAACCGGACGGCTGCTGTCTCCCTGCTCAATGCGATCGCGATAGAAATAGCACAGGTTCAGATAGGCCGAGACGACCGTGAGAGGCGATGCTTGCTGCTGGAGCAGCTCCCGGATGTGGCGAACCAGCGACTGGCTTTCGGGGAGGGAGTCTGCCAAATCCAGAGCGATCGCCGCTGTCTCGTCCGCCGCCTCGGCGGGAGCCGCCACACCGTCGGCAGTGGTCGCGATCGCCGCGCTCTGGGCAGCCGCAGCATCCTGGGCAACGGCGATCCAGTCCGCTTCGTCGATGCAGCAGTCTGTGGCGGGAGACTCTTCGGCACCGGCAGCCCGGGCCGGAGCGATCGCTTCGGCCTCGGTGGCCCCCGGGGTCTCCGGTAATGCGCTGGGAGGCAGCAGGCGATCGCTGCTGGGGGCCTCGGCGGTCTCTGGATCTTCAGTGACCACCCGCACGGAGGTGGCTTCAACCTCCCGCAGGATGGCCGTCTCAGTTCCCCGCAGCGTGGCTAAATCTTGATTTAACAGGGTCAGCAGGCGATCGCGCTCGGTCGAAATCCTCTCCAGCTGAGCGGCCTTGGGCAGCCTGCCAGGACCGTGGAGCCCCCGCCGACCGCTGGACCCCTGCGGCCCTTTGGGAAAATGACTGTCCGGCTCGATGTCCCCATTGCCTGGGCTACCGGGAGAGCCGAGGGGTCGGGGGCGCCCCTTGCGGGGCGATCGCCGCATGGGATTGACTGGCATCGGCTCCCCAGCAAACTCAAACACCCCACTGCGCCAGCGCCAAAACTCCGGCGAAGTCTGCTGAATCAGGCGTAGCCAAGGCTTGGGAACCCAGATCAAAACGCTTGACTCCAGCCCAGAAAGCGTTTGGCCAACCCCCTGGAGATAGCTCAAAAACAGCCGCTGAATCGCGATCGGCTGTCGCGTCAGCTGCTCCACCCCCAAAATCTGAAAACACGGCGGCGGCGAACCCTGCTCCTGGCGCAAGACAGCGGCATGTTGGACCAGCCACTGGCGGATTTGGGCCATGGGGTTTGGGTCAGCCGGATTGAGGGTCAGGCTGACAAAGCGCCGGTACAGCTCAGCCTCCGGCGGCAGCCCCACTGCAGCGGCCATTTCCGGAGAAAGCGGCCCCGTCAGCTCCCGGTGCAGCATGACGGCCAGGTGGTTGCGCAGCTGCAAGTCGTCGCATACGGCGATCAGCAACTGTCGGCGCAGATTGAGGGTCAAGGTCAGCTTGAGGTGTTGATAGACCTGATGATTGAAATCAGAGACCGTTGGAGCCAGTGCATCCCGTCGAGTCATAGGTGCAAACGAAGTAGCGGGGGAACTACCCAAAGCCCTCGGGGGCGATCGCAGGCGTCGTGGTGGGTAATGTATTGTTCGCTGCGACCTCCGACGGGTCAGGACAGCCCCACGGTTGTTCGGAAGGCGATCGCCTGCTGGCCATTCCCCACCCCTGCTGATAACTCTGGGAAATTTGGGCTGGCTCTAACGAAGCAAAAGCCAGGCTAGGGTTTCCCCGGCCTGGCTTTCTGTGATGAATTTCACGAAATTCTTAAAAAATTCAGAATTCTTTAAGGTGATTCTTAACCTGCTTGAGAAGCGGAAACCGCTACAAAGACCAGACCGCCGACGAGCACAGCCGCTGCTGCTGCCCACAGGGCATACTGCGTCTTTTGCTTGCCCGAAGGAGGCTCTGCCACATACATCTTGGGCT
This genomic stretch from Geitlerinema sp. PCC 7407 harbors:
- a CDS encoding tetratricopeptide repeat protein — protein: MTRRDALAPTVSDFNHQVYQHLKLTLTLNLRRQLLIAVCDDLQLRNHLAVMLHRELTGPLSPEMAAAVGLPPEAELYRRFVSLTLNPADPNPMAQIRQWLVQHAAVLRQEQGSPPPCFQILGVEQLTRQPIAIQRLFLSYLQGVGQTLSGLESSVLIWVPKPWLRLIQQTSPEFWRWRSGVFEFAGEPMPVNPMRRSPRKGRPRPLGSPGSPGNGDIEPDSHFPKGPQGSSGRRGLHGPGRLPKAAQLERISTERDRLLTLLNQDLATLRGTETAILREVEATSVRVVTEDPETAEAPSSDRLLPPSALPETPGATEAEAIAPARAAGAEESPATDCCIDEADWIAVAQDAAAAQSAAIATTADGVAAPAEAADETAAIALDLADSLPESQSLVRHIRELLQQQASPLTVVSAYLNLCYFYRDRIEQGDSSRPVLDLAIQAYQQTLKILETGVTPDFDPLLPDLLNDLGNFQWMYARLLSAPEERITCLQQGIMAYEIALLQVDFAQQPQVYARIQNNLGAVYGELARWQNAAVNLRKSIQAYQVALEYRQAADDPLKYAATQNNLGTAHWNLAQHEQPGQNLHRAIAAYREALQHYDASEQPLNHAMIQNNLGTAYWNLAQYEDPITWLAEAVTAYQVALRHRTLDQTPTAYAATQNNLGTAYWHLANHAKDQPDTQKRYYRQAIAAYEAALTAAQYLAALNQSALLTFDPLATHNNLGLAHYQLATHPRQPLDKTTQAQHLTSALENHLHALQGWQQKPDQYQTALNYVIQTVRAFYAEQGLEGQNQALSKLPGHLLPELLPRL
- a CDS encoding RNA helicase, with translation MSVKAILPKLDLDTLFPFELDSFQRQAIAALEAERSVVVCAPTGSGKTLIGEYAIYRALSRGRRVFYTTPLKALSNQKLRDFREMFGAENVGLLTGDASINRDAPILVMTTEIFRNMLYGTPIGEVGTSLVGVEAVVLDECHYMNDRQRGTVWEESIIYCPPDVQLVALSATVANSEQLTEWIHRVHGPTELIYSDFRPVPLQFGFSNVKGLFPLLDNNQKKINPQLAKSRRGRKGGNQRVPQEECPGVTTVVGQLQERDMLPAIYFIFSRRGCDRAVEALGDMALVTPEEARQLREQVDAFLARNPEVGRVSQIEPLYRGVASHHAGLLPAWKAFVEELFQQGLVKVVFATETLAAGINMPARTTVISSLSKRTDRGHRLLNPSEFLQMAGRAGRRGMDTMGYVVTAQTPFEGAREASYLATAQADPLVSQFTPSYGMVLNLLQTHSVDEARELVERSFGQYLSTLYLQPQQRAIADLEAEYEQLEAQIEEVDWDALAHYEKLSQRLKEERRLLKILQQQAEEVRTKGMVEALKFAVAGTILSIKGKAAPLPAVLVTKVHGSGQFPYLVCLGEDNRWYVVTTGDVVALYGEIPRLAIVDDLVLPPELPLKPGQVRRSSEETAIICELLRERLAVGIDDPSLMSLAPEVSGQLERATELEQELEAHPVHQWRNRASILKRQRRLSSLRSEINQRQEELDRQSHRHWEEFLSLIDILQAFGCLHGYKPTEIGEAIAAIRGDNELWLGMAMLSGSFDALQPHHFAAACAALVTEVSRPDIWTRYTSSPEVDEALNDLRGLRRQLFQLQRRHQVAMPIWLEEDFISLVEQWALEADWVELCNNTSLDEGDVVRVLRRTLDFLSQLPHVPHLPEAMRRNAYQAIRLIDRFPVSEAID
- a CDS encoding family 10 glycosylhydrolase; its protein translation is MRDFFVEASAAGRSGVKSPALGRSPLAAVYRAVTGAVAGLLVGVSTGIMPAIAQSSELTVIRSPENLSIWLGITSRLQASGIPYQVLELQDLDELSDLGGVQVLFLPNLKSLSPAQSEAIAAWVKQGGRVIASGPVATQSAPDVRQQLRLALGGYWAFSLSQPAKLDRVDCVPTQPCVSAWASSTDNARAAVGGVVIPTGLASQTAATWAMSDRPPAVVTTDRATFFGWTWGAESASSVAMDSSWLKAAIARYGTVTPPIAAGSSSRPTTPAAAPVTAPPNPTAPSISRAATPVPQPAPTAQATAPAPRSPSPSAPPSRPTTLGAQGAGAITDPAEQSAPPGLEVQRGSQPITTLEAIAMGQELNNLLGRVESALLAANAHNTPISLERPESVAASPKAQATGDPEPAGTLAAALPTAVALNGSGPAVLQEARRIAKAFPDLVAKKDYATARSEWLRARQLLWNNYPTDRPRAHPEVRALWLDRGTIVKAGSEAGLRKVFDRLADAGINTVFFETVNAGYPVYPSAIAPQQNPLTRQWDPLAAAVKLAHERDMELHAWVWAFAAGNERHNALLNLPASYPGPLIAANPDWANYDDRGSLIPPGQGKPFLDPANPEVRSYLTRLLGEIVSRYDVDGVQLDYIRYPFQDPSANRSYGYGKAARAQFKTLTGVDPTTISPRDQALWQRWTEFRTQQIDSFVAQVSQQLRRQKPDLILSVAVFPLSEHERIQKLQQHWETWAKRGDIDWVVPMTYALDTNRFERLATPWLGAENLGSALILPGIRLLNLPTAVTLDQIQLLRDEAAAGYALFAAENLDEALQGIFSRTQGNSDLLPQRQPYGAALERFDALQREWSFLLGQEQLWLREPELTELRTQAEELRGAIAALQETPSSAEVAAAKAALSRFQAKFPSWMHLHKLQNGYQVTVWQNRLDAIEALLRYGDRPQS
- the psb34 gene encoding photosystem II assembly protein Psb34, whose translation is MPYTNEEGGRLNNFASEPKMYVAEPPSGKQKTQYALWAAAAAVLVGGLVFVAVSASQAG
- a CDS encoding universal stress protein, whose amino-acid sequence is MTMLVRLQNAMGRMDLAKQMVLLPGRSDRPSSLPSTTNLVVGYDSSPRSQTALDLTLWIAHQTRLATSESLTVQVVYVIDPTPKRQKTPASAAELIKVNGAAKAARRAAVGASAGAAIASAKGSPLPFLTHPELPVGQAEQFEHADRILWQARCMADEWRGSLKTHLRFGSVAQELRQVVESEGATLLVMGCPTREHPMIKALGKNFPCPVLGVPHSLLHPEMEGR